From a region of the Coffea arabica cultivar ET-39 chromosome 3e, Coffea Arabica ET-39 HiFi, whole genome shotgun sequence genome:
- the LOC113737494 gene encoding uncharacterized protein, producing MEEIPFEDLPSDDEWVTEKENPTLPRENSWLRVLDNNPICDTSDEEGNGDDEIEILTRNVQRAYNHEGRETHARRRQVNKMKEIHVIDEDDGPSAEFDRQDDDYLDMVPENDVQMGINDLDTNLDGDEDNAEDGSQQNWDGEDD from the exons ATGGAAGAAATTCCTTTTGAGGATTTGCCTTCAGATGATGAATGGGTGACAGAGAAAGAAAATCCAACTCTTCCAAGAGAGAATAGCTGGTTGCGAGTTCTAGATAATAATCCCATATGTGACACTTCAGATGAAGAGGGAAATGGAGATGATGAAATTGAAATACTTACAAGAAATGTGCAGAGAGCTT atAATCATGAAGGTCGTGAAACCCATGCCCGTAGAAGACAAGTTAATAAAATGAAAGAGATTCATGTTATTGATGAGGATGATGGGCCTTCGGCAGAATTTGACCGTCAAGATGATGATTACCTTGATATGGTTCCCGAAAATGATGTTCAAATGGGAATTAATGATCTGGATACTAATTTAGATGGTGATGAAGATAATGCCGAAGATGGATCCCAACAGAATTGGGATGGCGAAGATGATTGA
- the LOC113737493 gene encoding uncharacterized protein, with protein MSDGWSDQRKRTMNNFLVNSRAGTVFLSSIDTTDISKIAQKLFELLDGIVEKIGEDNVVQVITDNASNYKATGKILMEKRKRLFWTPCAAYCIDLMLEDFQKFDSLHKVTIQKAKSVVTYIYSWGTVINWMKEFTNGKELIRPGVTRFATSYLTMRHLSELKGNLFTFFSSDKWKITSPLIKVLRMVDSDEKPAMGFLYKAIDQAKEEIKQNVNNVRKRYESASLIKDGKIN; from the exons ATGTCCGATGGGTGGTCTGATCAAAGAAAGAGAACaatgaacaattttcttgtgAATAGTCGAGCTGGTACTGTGTTCTTATCTTCTATAGACACCACTGATATTTCAAAGATAgctcaaaagttatttgaattgTTAGATGGTATTGTGGAAAAAATTGGAGAGGATAATGTTGTGCAGGTCATCACCGATAATGCTTCTAATTATAAGGCAACTGGAAAAATATTgatggaaaagagaaaaagattgtTTTGGACCCCTTGTGCTGCTTATTGCATTGATCTGATGTtggaagattttcaaaagtttgattCGCTCCACAAAGTCACAATACAAAAAGCGAAATCTGTGGTCACATATATTTATTCATGGGGTACAGTTATTAATTGGATGAAAGAGTTCACCAATGGCAAGGAGTTGATTAGGCCTGGAGTTACTCGCTTTGCTACTTCATACTTGACTATGAGACATCTAAGCGAGTTGAAAGGGAATTTGTTTACCTTTTTCTCTTCGGATAAGTGGAAAATAA CTTCACCTCTCATCAAAGTATTGAGGATGGTGGATTCTGATGAAAAACCTGCCATGGGTTTTCTCTATAAAGCTATTGATCAGGCGAaagaagaaatcaaacaaaatgtgAACAATGTTCGAAAAAG ATATGAATCAGCATCATTGATAAAAGATGGGAAGATCAATTGA